One segment of Rhodanobacter thiooxydans DNA contains the following:
- a CDS encoding cation:proton antiporter, with the protein MHHASEILFTLFVVFVAAQIGGEIAQRLKLPGVVGEIAAGCAIGPSLLGWITPEQIATGTPLDVLAEIGVILLLFAVGLETRLEDLKKVGKVAFVVGVVGVLVPFGMGSVWAHSNGFDWDRSLFVAAAFVATSAGITARVLQELNALQRIESKVILGAAVIDDILAMLLLGVVVSLQGGGSIDAVHLLVVLAGAVGFIAVIGWGGARVMRWNSSWLDKPLGPHSPLMIVLALCLGLAWLSTRFGLAAIIGAFLAGMIASETRQQHSLEKQTQPLLALLTPFFFVVTGSKVDLHELASGEALWMLAAVTAIAIVSKFIGGWLGSLGLGRRSATIIGFGMVPRGEVGIVVATLGLAAGVFDNRIYAIIVAMSLLTAMVTPPVLAWLLRRTPENTPR; encoded by the coding sequence ATGCATCACGCCAGCGAGATCCTGTTCACCCTGTTCGTCGTGTTCGTCGCCGCCCAGATCGGCGGCGAGATCGCGCAGCGGCTGAAGCTGCCCGGCGTGGTCGGCGAGATCGCCGCCGGCTGCGCGATCGGCCCTTCACTACTGGGCTGGATTACCCCGGAGCAGATCGCCACCGGCACCCCGCTCGACGTGCTGGCCGAGATCGGCGTGATCCTGCTGCTGTTCGCGGTGGGCCTGGAAACGCGGCTGGAGGATCTGAAGAAAGTCGGCAAGGTGGCCTTCGTGGTCGGCGTGGTCGGCGTGCTGGTGCCGTTCGGCATGGGCAGCGTGTGGGCCCACAGCAACGGTTTCGACTGGGACCGCTCGCTGTTCGTCGCGGCTGCGTTCGTGGCCACCTCGGCCGGCATCACCGCCCGCGTGCTGCAGGAGCTGAACGCGCTGCAGCGCATCGAGAGCAAGGTGATCCTGGGCGCCGCGGTGATCGACGACATCCTGGCCATGTTGCTGCTCGGCGTGGTGGTCTCGCTGCAGGGCGGCGGCAGCATCGACGCCGTGCACCTGCTGGTGGTGCTGGCCGGCGCGGTCGGTTTCATCGCGGTGATCGGCTGGGGCGGCGCGCGGGTGATGCGCTGGAATTCCAGTTGGCTGGACAAGCCGCTGGGTCCGCATTCGCCGCTGATGATCGTGCTGGCGCTGTGCCTGGGTCTGGCCTGGCTGTCCACCCGGTTCGGCCTGGCCGCGATCATCGGCGCGTTCCTGGCCGGCATGATCGCCTCGGAAACGCGCCAGCAGCACAGCCTGGAAAAGCAGACCCAGCCGCTGCTGGCCTTGCTCACGCCGTTCTTCTTCGTGGTCACCGGCAGCAAGGTCGACCTGCACGAGCTGGCCAGCGGCGAGGCGCTGTGGATGCTGGCCGCGGTTACCGCGATCGCGATCGTCTCCAAGTTCATCGGCGGCTGGCTCGGCTCACTCGGCCTGGGCCGGCGCAGCGCCACCATCATCGGCTTCGGCATGGTGCCGCGCGGCGAAGTCGGCATCGTGGTCGCCACCCTGGGCCTGGCCGCCGGCGTGTTCGACAACCGCATCTACGCGATCATCGTGGCGATGTCGCTGCTCACCGCGATGGTGACGCCGCCGGTGCTGGCATGGCTGCTGCGACGTACGCCGGAAAACACACCGCGCTGA
- a CDS encoding TonB-dependent receptor plug domain-containing protein, whose amino-acid sequence MPKQTGVNVVLLRAVRTALAAAALVAWSAQAQEPGAVDGGGQSTSGQATKVQGKSNTANSKTTTNLQEVVVTGTHRAGLSPTASISPIDAFSGKQIAEQPSADLSDTLTNIVPSLTTQRFPIADGTAFVRPVSLRNLSPDQTLVLVDGVRFHRSALVNLQIDPLGTFNQGAQAVDFSVFPSNAIERVEVLRDGASVLYGSDAIAGVVNVILKKEPKGVTLSAELGKYGKGDGDLRRYDADAGFRLGTDGFVHVSAERETTDPTSRGAPQHAAAAVAAVVGANLVPYNGLGQRWGDPQTKSNKLFVNAGLPLADDVQLYGYGNFMDKKVLSSFFYRTPVLPPQDGISGRSTLVSYANGTLTPANAPQSLVDSITAGGGNPANYLTANAASPSGWELLNPIYKLFPGGYSPMFGADIADHQLVGGVRGGAQSNFQWDAHYRTGSNEVDYRLQGSINPSLGSLSPTSFRPGKLTQREQEAGADFVRSFDDSPLTLAFGTQWRQETYIIHQGDPGSIQVGPTASVFGVGSDAFQGFPTDAAGRFTQNSDSAYFDAETNLTDKWSGAAAVRYEHANGYGSKVVYKVSSRYAFTDTFALRGTFNTGFRTPTPGQANTLNVTTTANAQGGLIPSGTYPVNNPVARALGSTPLQTETSKSLSVGAVWTPIDNITTTLDYYRIRIDNRIGLVSKTITQATVDQLTAGGYPNAPLLLGSDASYFGNAFGSHVSGIDFVVDTHHQLGDGTLNVDFRYNRNKQDVVKVKPDTLNNDFVYDLEHQVPKTRSVLTFDYGLHQFDAIARINHYGSWSTTVGLFGSNNPPDDVNHYSGKTLLDLEARYKFNDTFTVAVGGNNVFDTYPGKEQNATLQYLGVKYALTSPFGFNGAFWYARVTVSF is encoded by the coding sequence ATGCCTAAACAAACGGGTGTCAACGTGGTGCTTTTGCGCGCGGTGCGCACGGCACTTGCCGCCGCTGCACTGGTGGCGTGGTCGGCGCAGGCGCAGGAACCGGGTGCGGTGGATGGGGGAGGGCAGTCCACCAGCGGCCAGGCAACCAAGGTGCAGGGGAAGAGCAACACTGCAAACAGCAAGACGACCACCAACCTGCAGGAGGTGGTGGTGACCGGCACGCATCGGGCTGGCCTGTCGCCGACCGCATCCATTTCGCCGATCGACGCGTTCAGCGGCAAGCAGATTGCGGAGCAGCCTTCGGCGGACCTGAGCGACACGTTGACCAACATCGTGCCGTCGCTGACCACCCAGCGCTTTCCCATCGCTGACGGCACGGCGTTCGTGCGGCCGGTGTCGCTGCGCAACCTGTCGCCCGACCAGACCCTGGTGCTGGTGGACGGCGTGCGCTTCCATCGTTCGGCGCTGGTCAACCTGCAGATCGATCCGCTCGGCACCTTCAACCAGGGCGCGCAAGCGGTCGACTTCTCGGTGTTCCCGTCCAATGCGATCGAACGTGTCGAGGTGCTGCGTGACGGCGCCTCAGTGCTGTACGGTTCGGACGCGATCGCCGGCGTGGTCAACGTGATCCTGAAGAAGGAACCCAAGGGCGTGACGCTCAGCGCCGAGCTGGGCAAGTACGGCAAGGGCGACGGCGACCTGCGACGCTACGACGCCGATGCGGGGTTCCGGCTCGGCACCGACGGCTTCGTGCATGTGAGTGCCGAGCGCGAAACCACCGACCCCACCTCGCGCGGCGCTCCGCAGCATGCCGCGGCGGCCGTGGCGGCGGTGGTGGGAGCGAACCTGGTGCCGTACAACGGCCTCGGCCAGCGCTGGGGCGACCCGCAGACCAAGTCGAACAAGCTGTTCGTCAACGCGGGCCTGCCGCTGGCCGACGACGTGCAGCTCTACGGCTACGGCAACTTCATGGACAAGAAGGTGCTGTCCAGCTTCTTCTACCGCACCCCAGTGCTGCCGCCGCAGGACGGCATCTCCGGCCGCTCCACCCTGGTCAGCTACGCCAACGGCACCCTGACGCCGGCGAACGCACCGCAGTCGCTGGTGGACAGCATCACCGCCGGCGGCGGCAACCCGGCGAACTACCTCACGGCCAATGCGGCCAGCCCGAGTGGTTGGGAGCTGCTCAACCCGATCTACAAGCTGTTCCCCGGCGGCTACAGCCCGATGTTCGGCGCCGACATCGCCGACCACCAGCTGGTCGGCGGCGTCCGTGGTGGCGCGCAGAGCAACTTCCAGTGGGATGCGCACTACCGCACCGGCAGCAACGAGGTCGACTACCGGTTGCAGGGCTCGATCAACCCGAGCCTGGGCAGCCTTTCTCCCACGAGTTTCCGCCCCGGCAAGCTGACCCAGCGCGAGCAGGAAGCCGGCGCGGATTTCGTCCGCTCGTTCGACGACTCGCCGCTCACGCTCGCCTTCGGTACGCAGTGGCGCCAGGAAACCTACATCATCCACCAGGGCGACCCCGGTTCGATCCAGGTGGGGCCGACCGCTTCGGTGTTCGGCGTGGGCTCGGACGCCTTCCAGGGCTTCCCAACCGATGCGGCCGGACGCTTCACACAGAACAGCGACTCCGCCTACTTCGACGCCGAGACCAACCTCACCGACAAGTGGTCGGGCGCCGCCGCAGTGCGCTACGAGCATGCGAACGGCTACGGCTCCAAGGTGGTGTACAAGGTGTCCAGCCGCTACGCGTTCACCGACACGTTCGCGCTGCGCGGCACGTTCAACACCGGCTTCCGCACCCCGACCCCGGGCCAGGCGAACACGCTGAACGTCACCACCACGGCGAACGCCCAGGGTGGCCTGATCCCCAGCGGCACTTATCCGGTGAACAATCCGGTGGCGCGCGCGCTCGGCTCGACACCGCTGCAGACCGAAACGTCGAAGAGCCTGTCCGTCGGTGCCGTCTGGACGCCGATCGACAACATCACCACGACCCTGGATTACTACCGGATCAGGATCGACAACCGCATCGGCCTGGTCAGCAAGACCATTACCCAGGCCACCGTCGACCAGCTCACCGCCGGCGGCTACCCGAACGCGCCGCTGCTGCTCGGCAGCGACGCCAGCTACTTCGGCAATGCGTTCGGCTCCCACGTCAGCGGCATCGACTTCGTGGTCGACACGCACCACCAGCTGGGCGACGGCACGCTCAACGTCGACTTCCGCTACAACCGCAACAAGCAGGACGTGGTCAAGGTCAAGCCGGACACGCTCAACAACGATTTCGTGTACGACCTCGAGCACCAGGTGCCGAAGACCCGCTCCGTGCTGACCTTCGACTACGGGCTGCACCAGTTCGACGCCATCGCGCGGATCAACCACTACGGCAGCTGGAGCACCACGGTCGGCCTGTTCGGCAGCAACAATCCGCCGGACGACGTGAACCATTACAGCGGCAAGACGCTGCTGGACCTGGAGGCACGCTACAAGTTCAACGACACCTTCACGGTGGCCGTCGGCGGCAACAACGTGTTCGACACCTACCCCGGCAAGGAGCAGAACGCCACGTTGCAGTACCTCGGCGTCAAGTACGCGCTCACCTCGCCGTTCGGTTTCAACGGTGCCTTCTGGTATGCGCGGGTGACAGTCAGCTTCTGA
- a CDS encoding bifunctional enoyl-CoA hydratase/phosphate acetyltransferase gives MDQTTPDTAAPLIRNRTFDEVAIGDSATIERVLTAADVQLLATLYGDSDPHQLDPARAASPDAHDTIGHGMWGVALIAAALGTRLPGAGTTCLEQSLRFHVPVRIGDTLAVQVLAIARDAATRQIRFACRGVNQHGVLAIDGTVEVIAPAKRIDYAATRLPAVRLPDGDGRPLLARALALGAIRVAVVHPCDETSLAAALDAHAAGLIEPVLVAPRAKLIEVARQARLDLAGIAIEDVPHSHAAAARAVELAAGGHVDALMKGSLHTDELMAAVVASAAGLRTARRISHCYLMHSPAYPRPFIITDGAVNIAPTLEEKADIVRNAIELAHILGVTTPRVAILAAVETVNPRMQTTLDAAALCKMADRGQITGAVLDGPLAFDNAISAAAARIKGIDSEVAGLADILLVPDLESGNMLAKQLEYLGGASSAAVVMGARVPIVLTSRADSRESRIASCALAALVAHRYRLSPP, from the coding sequence ATGGACCAGACCACGCCCGACACCGCCGCGCCGCTGATCCGCAACCGCACCTTCGACGAGGTCGCCATCGGCGACAGCGCGACGATCGAGCGCGTGCTGACTGCCGCCGACGTGCAGCTGCTGGCGACCCTCTACGGCGACAGCGATCCGCACCAACTGGATCCGGCGCGCGCCGCTTCGCCCGACGCCCACGACACGATCGGCCATGGCATGTGGGGCGTGGCGCTGATTGCCGCCGCGCTGGGCACGCGTCTGCCCGGCGCCGGTACTACCTGCCTGGAACAGTCGCTGCGTTTCCACGTGCCGGTACGCATCGGCGACACGCTGGCGGTGCAGGTGCTGGCGATCGCGCGGGATGCCGCCACCCGGCAGATCCGTTTCGCCTGCCGCGGCGTGAACCAGCATGGCGTGCTGGCAATCGACGGCACGGTCGAGGTGATCGCGCCCGCCAAGCGCATCGACTACGCCGCCACCCGCCTGCCGGCAGTGCGTCTGCCCGACGGCGACGGCCGCCCGCTGCTGGCCCGCGCGCTGGCGCTGGGCGCGATCCGCGTCGCGGTGGTGCATCCCTGCGACGAAACCAGCCTGGCCGCCGCACTGGACGCACACGCGGCCGGCCTGATCGAACCAGTACTGGTGGCGCCGCGGGCGAAACTCATCGAGGTGGCGCGCCAGGCCAGGCTCGATCTGGCCGGCATCGCCATCGAGGACGTGCCGCACAGCCACGCCGCCGCCGCGCGCGCGGTCGAGCTGGCCGCCGGCGGCCACGTCGACGCGCTGATGAAGGGCAGCCTGCACACCGACGAGCTGATGGCGGCCGTGGTCGCTTCCGCCGCCGGCCTGCGCACGGCGCGGCGCATCTCGCACTGCTACCTGATGCACAGCCCGGCGTATCCGCGCCCATTCATCATCACCGACGGTGCGGTCAACATCGCGCCCACGCTGGAGGAAAAGGCCGACATCGTGCGCAACGCGATCGAGCTGGCGCACATCCTCGGCGTGACCACGCCGCGGGTGGCGATCCTGGCCGCGGTGGAGACGGTCAACCCGCGCATGCAGACCACGCTCGACGCCGCTGCGCTGTGCAAGATGGCCGACCGTGGCCAGATCACCGGCGCCGTGCTGGACGGGCCGCTGGCGTTCGACAACGCGATCTCCGCCGCCGCCGCGCGGATCAAGGGCATCGACTCGGAGGTGGCCGGCCTCGCCGACATCCTGCTGGTGCCCGACCTGGAAAGCGGCAACATGCTGGCCAAGCAGCTGGAATACCTGGGCGGCGCCAGCAGCGCGGCGGTGGTGATGGGTGCGCGCGTGCCGATCGTGCTGACCAGCCGCGCCGACTCGCGCGAATCGCGCATCGCCTCGTGCGCGCTCGCCGCGCTGGTGGCCCATCGTTACCGGCTCAGCCCGCCATGA
- a CDS encoding acetate/propionate family kinase: protein MNDRNAGSLILVLNCGSSSIKFALFDAGATPLARAPAWGGKVEGITGDTPVFSESGTAAETLTLDCEHPYHAALTYLRQRIVARLHGRRIVAIAHRVVHGGSKYFEPVRVDAAVLADLKSYIPLAPLHQPFALEAISALLAELPQLPQVACFDTAFHQSMPTVEKMLPLPRSAWEQGLRRYGFHGLSYAYQSQVLGERYGDAARGRTIVAHLGSGASLCAMRNLQSVATTMGFSALDGLMMGTRCGALDPGAVIYLMEIGKLSLERVGRMLYHESGLLGVSGVSADPRELLPREAEAPVREALALYVRSIVREVGALAATLGGLDMLAFTAGIGEHQAVIRERVCAGLGFLGVALDPAANAANAPVISSAASGVKVVVEAANEEWVAATAAAALVHA, encoded by the coding sequence ATGAACGACCGCAACGCAGGCTCACTCATCCTGGTGCTGAACTGCGGCTCGTCCAGCATCAAGTTCGCGCTGTTCGACGCGGGCGCGACGCCGCTGGCGCGCGCGCCGGCGTGGGGTGGCAAGGTCGAGGGCATTACCGGCGATACCCCGGTGTTCAGCGAAAGTGGCACCGCCGCCGAGACGCTGACGCTGGACTGCGAGCACCCCTACCACGCCGCGCTGACCTACCTGCGCCAGCGCATCGTGGCGCGGCTGCACGGCCGCCGCATCGTGGCGATCGCGCACCGCGTGGTGCACGGCGGCAGCAAGTATTTCGAACCGGTGCGGGTCGATGCCGCGGTGCTGGCCGACCTGAAAAGCTATATCCCGCTGGCGCCGCTGCACCAGCCGTTCGCGCTGGAGGCAATCAGCGCGCTGCTGGCCGAACTGCCGCAGCTGCCGCAGGTGGCCTGCTTCGACACCGCCTTCCACCAGAGCATGCCGACCGTCGAGAAGATGCTGCCGCTGCCGCGCTCGGCGTGGGAGCAGGGCCTGCGCCGCTACGGTTTCCACGGCCTGTCCTACGCGTACCAGTCGCAGGTGCTGGGCGAGCGCTACGGCGACGCCGCGCGCGGTCGCACCATCGTGGCGCACCTGGGCAGCGGCGCCAGCCTGTGCGCGATGCGCAACCTGCAAAGCGTTGCCACCACCATGGGTTTCTCGGCGCTGGACGGGCTGATGATGGGCACGCGCTGCGGCGCGCTGGACCCCGGCGCGGTGATCTACCTGATGGAGATCGGCAAGCTGTCGCTCGAACGCGTGGGCCGCATGCTGTACCACGAGTCCGGCCTGCTCGGCGTTTCCGGGGTGTCCGCCGACCCACGCGAGCTGCTGCCGCGCGAAGCCGAGGCGCCGGTGCGCGAGGCGCTGGCGTTGTACGTGCGCAGCATCGTGCGCGAGGTGGGCGCACTGGCGGCCACGCTGGGCGGGCTGGACATGCTGGCCTTTACCGCCGGCATCGGCGAGCACCAGGCGGTGATCCGCGAGCGCGTCTGCGCCGGGCTGGGTTTTCTCGGCGTAGCACTCGACCCGGCCGCGAATGCCGCCAACGCGCCGGTCATCTCCAGCGCCGCCAGCGGGGTCAAGGTGGTGGTGGAAGCCGCCAACGAGGAATGGGTGGCCGCCACGGCCGCCGCGGCGCTCGTCCACGCCTGA
- a CDS encoding phosphoketolase family protein produces MTTDTLARPPLDLAQLHGIDAWWRAANYLSVGQIYLRANPLLKEPLALAHVKHMLLGHWGTTPGQNFIYAHLNRAIRQYDLDMFYISGPGHGGPAVVANAYLDGTYSEVYPDISQDEAGLQRLFKQFSFPGGIPSHASPECPGSLHEGGELGYSLSHAFGAVFDNPGLIAACVVGDGEAETGPLATAWHSNKFLDPVGDGAVLPILHLNGYKIANPTVLARIGRDELEQLLHGYGWTPHFVSGSEPAAMHQAMAATLDTVVAQIRQIQRDAREHGTTARPRWPMIVLDSPKGWTGPKLVDGKPNEGTFRAHQVPLSVSASSPPEHLQQLEAWLRSYRPDELFDAHGRLQPEIAALAPAGARRMSANPHTNGGTLLRDLRLPDFRDYAVAVPQPGVPGIGDTHVLGPFLRDVVRLNQQPRNFRVFGPDETVSNGLNAVFEATNRQWEAALKPNDEFLAAQGRVLEMLSEHQCEGWLEGYLLTGRHGLFNCYEAFIHIVDSMFNQHAKWLKMTAAIPWRRPLASLNYLLASHVWRQDHNGFTHQDPGFIDHVVNKKAQIVRVYLPPDANCLLSVIDHCLRSRHYVNVVVAGKHPAPQWLAMDAAQRHCSLGIGVWPWASSDQHGEPDVVMACAGDVPTLETLAAVTILRRYLPELKVRVVNVVDLMKLQSPSEHPHGLDDDDFDQLFTRDKPVIFAFHGYPSLIHRLTYRRTNHDNLHVHGYQEEGTITTAFDMTVLNALDRFHLVIDVINRVPQAGERGIYLKQKLLDKLLEHKQYIDDNGEDLPEIRNWAWGAQDAGMLA; encoded by the coding sequence ATGACTACCGATACCCTCGCCCGTCCGCCGCTCGACCTCGCCCAGCTGCACGGCATCGACGCCTGGTGGCGTGCCGCGAACTACCTTTCGGTGGGGCAGATCTACCTGCGCGCCAATCCGCTGCTGAAGGAGCCGCTGGCGCTGGCGCACGTCAAGCACATGCTGCTGGGCCACTGGGGTACCACGCCGGGGCAGAACTTCATCTATGCGCACCTGAACCGGGCGATCCGGCAGTACGACCTGGACATGTTCTACATCTCCGGGCCCGGCCACGGCGGCCCCGCGGTGGTGGCAAACGCGTACCTGGATGGCACCTACAGCGAGGTGTACCCGGACATCAGCCAGGACGAGGCAGGGTTGCAGCGGTTGTTCAAGCAGTTTTCCTTTCCGGGCGGGATCCCCAGCCACGCCTCGCCGGAATGCCCCGGCTCGCTGCACGAAGGCGGCGAACTCGGCTACTCGCTGAGCCATGCCTTCGGCGCGGTGTTCGACAACCCCGGGCTGATCGCAGCCTGCGTGGTCGGCGATGGCGAGGCGGAAACCGGGCCGCTGGCCACGGCCTGGCATTCGAACAAGTTCCTCGATCCGGTGGGCGACGGTGCGGTGCTGCCGATCCTCCATTTGAACGGCTACAAGATCGCCAACCCCACGGTGCTGGCACGGATCGGCCGCGACGAGCTGGAGCAGTTGCTGCACGGTTACGGCTGGACGCCGCATTTCGTGTCGGGCAGCGAACCGGCGGCGATGCACCAGGCGATGGCGGCGACGCTGGATACAGTGGTGGCGCAGATCCGGCAGATCCAGCGTGATGCACGCGAACATGGCACCACCGCGCGGCCGCGCTGGCCGATGATCGTGCTCGACTCGCCCAAGGGCTGGACCGGGCCGAAGCTGGTGGACGGCAAGCCGAACGAGGGCACCTTCCGCGCGCACCAGGTGCCGCTGTCGGTTTCCGCCAGCAGCCCGCCGGAGCATCTGCAGCAGCTCGAGGCGTGGCTGCGCAGTTACCGGCCGGACGAGCTGTTCGACGCGCACGGCCGGTTGCAGCCGGAAATCGCCGCGCTGGCGCCTGCCGGCGCGCGCCGGATGAGCGCGAACCCGCACACCAACGGCGGCACGTTGCTGCGCGACCTGCGCCTGCCGGACTTCCGCGATTACGCGGTCGCGGTGCCGCAGCCCGGCGTGCCGGGCATCGGCGATACGCATGTGCTGGGGCCGTTCCTGCGCGACGTGGTCCGCCTGAACCAGCAGCCGCGCAACTTCCGCGTGTTCGGCCCGGACGAGACGGTATCGAACGGCCTCAACGCGGTGTTCGAGGCCACCAACCGCCAGTGGGAGGCCGCGCTGAAGCCGAACGACGAGTTCCTCGCCGCGCAGGGCCGGGTGCTGGAGATGCTCAGCGAGCACCAGTGCGAAGGCTGGCTGGAAGGCTATCTGCTGACCGGGCGGCACGGCCTGTTCAACTGCTACGAGGCGTTCATCCACATCGTCGACTCGATGTTCAACCAGCATGCCAAGTGGCTGAAGATGACCGCGGCGATCCCGTGGCGGCGCCCGCTCGCCTCGCTGAACTACCTGCTGGCCTCGCACGTGTGGCGGCAGGACCACAACGGCTTCACCCACCAGGACCCCGGCTTCATCGACCACGTGGTCAACAAGAAGGCGCAGATCGTGCGGGTGTACCTGCCGCCAGACGCGAACTGCCTGCTGTCGGTGATCGACCATTGCCTGCGCAGCCGGCACTACGTCAACGTGGTGGTCGCCGGCAAGCACCCGGCGCCGCAATGGCTGGCGATGGACGCCGCGCAGCGGCACTGCAGCCTGGGTATCGGCGTCTGGCCGTGGGCCAGCAGCGACCAGCACGGCGAGCCGGACGTGGTGATGGCCTGCGCCGGCGACGTGCCCACGCTGGAGACGCTGGCGGCGGTGACGATCCTGCGGCGCTACCTGCCGGAGCTGAAAGTGCGCGTGGTCAACGTGGTCGACCTGATGAAGCTGCAGTCGCCCAGCGAACATCCGCACGGCCTGGACGACGACGATTTCGACCAGCTGTTCACCCGCGACAAGCCGGTGATCTTCGCCTTCCACGGTTACCCGAGCCTGATCCACCGGCTGACCTACCGACGCACCAACCACGACAACCTGCACGTGCACGGCTACCAGGAGGAGGGCACCATCACCACCGCGTTCGACATGACCGTGCTGAACGCGCTGGACCGCTTCCACCTGGTGATCGACGTGATCAACCGCGTGCCGCAGGCGGGCGAGCGGGGCATCTACCTCAAGCAGAAGCTGCTGGACAAGCTGCTCGAGCACAAGCAGTACATCGACGACAACGGCGAGGACCTGCCGGAGATCCGCAACTGGGCGTGGGGCGCGCAGGACGCCGGCATGCTGGCCTGA
- a CDS encoding NRAMP family divalent metal transporter: protein MAVRENTEDGGPETPPWKDLGAGLITGAADDDPSGIATYSQVGAAFGYGMLWCVFLTMPLMIAIQAISAGIGRVTGHGLMDGMRLHYPRKLVYALLVLIFVANVINLAADIGAMGAALKLLIGGPALLYAALFAVLSLLLQVFIPFTRYAPILKLLTLSLFAYVATVLVIDVPWRAVLGSIVLPPIRWDAAYAVGLVALLGTTISPYLFCWQASEEVEEIETSKRRKPLQDAPQQAPSALRRIGIDTTVGMIFSNLIAFFIILTAAVVLHAHGKTDIQSSAQAAEALRPLAGELAFALFAAGIIGTGLLAVPVLAGATAYAAAGTFGQRSGLEHKPHEARFFYGVLIGSALLGIALNLTPLDPIKALYWSAVVNGVAAVPLMIAMMLMGSSRKVMGKFTMPWPLKLFGWLATAAMGVAVVGMFVRWGW from the coding sequence ATGGCCGTGCGCGAAAACACCGAAGACGGCGGCCCGGAAACCCCGCCCTGGAAAGACCTCGGCGCCGGCCTGATCACCGGCGCCGCCGACGACGACCCCAGCGGCATCGCCACCTACTCGCAAGTGGGCGCGGCGTTCGGCTACGGCATGCTGTGGTGCGTGTTCCTGACCATGCCGCTGATGATCGCCATCCAGGCGATCAGCGCCGGCATCGGCCGCGTCACCGGCCACGGCCTGATGGACGGCATGCGCCTGCACTACCCGCGCAAGCTGGTGTATGCGCTGCTGGTGCTGATCTTCGTCGCCAACGTGATCAACCTGGCGGCCGACATCGGCGCCATGGGCGCGGCGCTGAAGCTGCTGATCGGCGGCCCGGCCCTGCTCTACGCCGCGCTGTTCGCCGTGCTGTCGCTGCTGCTGCAGGTGTTCATTCCATTCACCCGCTACGCGCCGATCCTCAAATTGCTCACCCTGAGCCTGTTCGCCTACGTGGCCACCGTGCTGGTGATCGACGTGCCCTGGCGCGCCGTGCTCGGGAGCATCGTGCTGCCGCCGATCCGCTGGGACGCCGCCTACGCCGTGGGCCTGGTCGCCCTGCTCGGCACCACCATCAGCCCCTACCTTTTTTGCTGGCAGGCCTCCGAGGAAGTGGAGGAGATCGAGACGAGCAAACGACGCAAGCCGTTGCAGGACGCGCCGCAGCAGGCGCCAAGCGCGCTGCGCCGGATCGGCATCGACACCACGGTGGGGATGATCTTCTCCAACCTGATCGCGTTCTTCATCATCCTCACCGCCGCCGTGGTGCTGCATGCGCACGGCAAGACCGACATCCAGTCCTCGGCCCAGGCCGCCGAAGCGCTGCGACCGCTGGCCGGCGAGCTGGCGTTCGCGCTGTTCGCCGCCGGCATCATCGGCACCGGCCTGCTCGCCGTGCCGGTGCTGGCCGGCGCCACCGCCTACGCCGCCGCCGGCACCTTCGGCCAGCGCAGCGGGCTGGAACACAAGCCGCACGAGGCCAGGTTCTTCTACGGCGTGCTGATCGGCTCCGCCCTGCTCGGCATTGCCCTCAACCTCACTCCACTCGACCCGATCAAGGCGCTGTACTGGAGCGCCGTGGTCAACGGCGTCGCCGCCGTGCCGCTGATGATCGCCATGATGCTGATGGGCTCCAGCCGCAAGGTCATGGGCAAATTCACCATGCCGTGGCCACTGAAACTGTTCGGCTGGCTGGCTACCGCCGCGATGGGGGTGGCGGTGGTGGGGATGTTCGTGAGATGGGGATGGTGA
- a CDS encoding aspartate/glutamate racemase family protein, which yields MSWESTVSYYREINEAVKRQLGGLHSARLVLFSVDFHEIEQLQRTGEWEKAGEVLAQAASALERTGVEGLLICANTMHKVATQVQSAVSIPLLHIADPTAAAIKAAGLTRIGLLGTRFTMEQDFYRERLESHGLKVLVPGEQDRAVVHAVIYDELCLGVVREESRKEFVGIIDRLVGNGAQAIVLGCTEISLLVRPTDAHVPLFDTTALHAADAVRWSLEGGAV from the coding sequence ATGAGTTGGGAGTCCACCGTCTCCTACTACCGGGAGATCAACGAGGCGGTCAAACGGCAGCTGGGCGGGTTGCACTCGGCCAGGCTGGTGCTCTTCAGCGTGGATTTCCACGAGATCGAGCAATTGCAGCGCACCGGCGAGTGGGAAAAGGCTGGTGAGGTCCTGGCGCAAGCCGCATCCGCACTGGAGCGGACGGGAGTCGAAGGCCTGCTGATCTGCGCCAACACCATGCACAAGGTGGCTACGCAAGTGCAGTCGGCCGTTTCCATTCCCTTGTTGCATATTGCTGATCCCACGGCTGCAGCGATCAAGGCCGCCGGGTTGACCCGCATCGGCTTGCTGGGAACCCGCTTCACCATGGAGCAGGACTTCTATCGGGAGCGCCTGGAGAGCCATGGGCTCAAGGTGCTCGTTCCCGGCGAACAGGATCGCGCCGTGGTGCACGCGGTGATCTACGACGAACTTTGCCTGGGCGTCGTGCGTGAAGAGTCGCGCAAGGAATTCGTGGGCATCATTGACCGCCTGGTCGGCAACGGGGCACAGGCCATCGTCCTTGGTTGTACCGAGATCTCCCTGCTGGTTCGACCGACGGACGCCCATGTGCCGCTGTTCGACACGACGGCGCTCCACGCGGCTGATGCCGTGCGCTGGTCCCTCGAAGGTGGGGCAGTCTAG